A portion of the Algisphaera agarilytica genome contains these proteins:
- the gcvP gene encoding aminomethyl-transferring glycine dehydrogenase: protein MPPTAASNSTPATAFAPLDTFPRRHMGFSEADLQTMLDTVGVGSMDALIEQTVPRDIRLDGPLKLDGLDDAQPLGESAALAKLQAYADENQPMTSMIGMGYHGTITPPVILRNVLENPLWYTPYTPYQAEISQGRLEALLNFQTMVSDLVGLPLAGASLLDEGTAAAEAMAMCFNIARQKKKKFFVAEDCHPQTIAVVKTRAEGLGIEVEVGAAGDADLESKEYSGILLQYPATDGDISDYSSVAEHAHEHGALVVAATDLLACCLITPPGEWGADIAVGSAQRFGVPMGYGGPHAAFLATQEKYARKMPGRLIGVSKDVHGNLALRMAIQTREQHIKRDKATSNICTAQALLANIAGFYAVYHGPEGLKAIAERTHALAKSFASAINQGDRHGNNFLIASTSFFDTVSVTWRDPSSLGDGADLSVTAQHAVNHGYNVRLADTDTLIFSFDETHTLDDVWEAIHICYGDEKAEYDWSNLADSGGLDDFTSRKSDYLTHPVFNRYHTEHEMMRYLQRLVTRDYGLCHGMIPLGSCTMKLNAAAEMIPVTWPGFADLHPYCPTDQAQGYAKLFEDLESWLAEITGFAGVSLQPNAGSQGEYAGLMAIRSYHHANGDTQRTKCLIPTSAHGTNPASAVIAGMTVVPVACRDNGDIDMDDLAAKAEQHADELSCLMITYPSTHGVFEDTIRQACDLIHQHGGQVYMDGANMNAQVGLTSPGKIGADVCHLNLHKTFCIPHGGGGPGMGPIGVVAHLAGHLPGNPAEGNGYAISAAPYGSPMILPISWMYIAMMGPAGLKEATEQAILNANYMAARLRGHYDILYTGPSGTVAHEFIVDVRPFEKSAGITVDDFAKRLMDYGFHAPTMSWPVAGTLMIEPTESESKAELDRFCDAMISIKEEIASVEAGEWPREDNPLKGAPHTADHVTSDDWPHAYPRQTAAYPDPRQRELGAKFWPAVGRIDNPYGDRNLVCTCAPMESYGEPS from the coding sequence ATGCCCCCGACCGCTGCCTCGAACTCAACCCCTGCCACCGCCTTCGCCCCGCTGGACACCTTCCCGCGTCGGCACATGGGCTTTTCCGAGGCCGACCTGCAAACCATGCTCGACACCGTGGGTGTGGGCTCGATGGACGCGTTGATCGAGCAGACCGTGCCGCGGGACATCCGCTTGGACGGGCCTCTGAAGCTCGATGGGCTGGATGATGCGCAGCCGCTGGGTGAGTCCGCGGCGTTGGCGAAACTGCAAGCTTATGCCGACGAAAACCAGCCGATGACCTCGATGATCGGCATGGGTTACCACGGCACGATCACGCCGCCGGTGATCCTGCGTAACGTGCTCGAGAACCCGTTGTGGTACACGCCCTACACGCCGTACCAGGCCGAGATCTCGCAGGGCCGACTCGAAGCGCTGCTCAACTTCCAGACGATGGTTAGCGACCTCGTCGGCCTGCCGTTGGCGGGGGCGTCGCTGCTCGACGAAGGGACCGCGGCGGCCGAGGCGATGGCGATGTGTTTCAACATCGCCCGGCAGAAAAAGAAAAAATTCTTTGTGGCCGAGGACTGCCACCCGCAGACGATCGCGGTGGTGAAGACCCGGGCCGAAGGCTTGGGGATTGAGGTGGAGGTCGGTGCCGCGGGCGACGCCGATCTGGAAAGTAAAGAATACTCGGGCATTCTCCTGCAATACCCGGCGACTGATGGCGACATCTCCGATTACTCGTCCGTTGCCGAACACGCTCACGAACACGGGGCCCTGGTTGTCGCCGCGACCGACCTGCTGGCCTGCTGCCTGATCACGCCGCCCGGCGAGTGGGGGGCCGACATCGCCGTGGGCAGCGCCCAACGCTTCGGCGTCCCCATGGGCTACGGCGGCCCGCACGCCGCGTTCCTCGCCACCCAGGAAAAATACGCCCGCAAGATGCCCGGTCGACTCATCGGCGTCTCCAAAGACGTCCACGGCAACCTCGCCCTGCGTATGGCCATCCAGACCCGCGAACAACACATCAAGCGGGATAAGGCGACCAGCAACATCTGCACCGCGCAAGCCTTGCTCGCCAATATCGCCGGGTTCTACGCGGTCTACCACGGGCCGGAGGGGTTGAAAGCCATTGCGGAGCGGACCCATGCTCTTGCCAAATCATTCGCGTCAGCGATTAATCAAGGCGACCGGCATGGCAATAACTTCCTTATTGCTTCCACAAGCTTTTTCGACACAGTCAGTGTGACATGGCGTGACCCAAGCTCTCTGGGAGATGGAGCCGACCTTTCGGTAACCGCGCAGCATGCCGTAAACCATGGGTATAACGTTCGTCTTGCCGATACGGATACGCTGATCTTTTCGTTCGACGAAACGCATACCCTAGACGACGTCTGGGAAGCGATACACATCTGCTATGGCGACGAAAAAGCAGAGTACGACTGGAGCAACCTAGCTGATTCGGGCGGCTTGGATGACTTTACCAGCCGCAAATCCGACTACCTCACCCACCCCGTCTTCAACCGCTACCACACCGAACACGAGATGATGCGCTACCTGCAGCGCCTCGTTACCCGTGACTACGGGCTCTGCCACGGCATGATCCCGCTCGGGTCGTGCACCATGAAGCTCAACGCCGCCGCCGAGATGATCCCTGTGACCTGGCCGGGCTTCGCGGACCTTCACCCCTACTGCCCGACGGATCAAGCCCAGGGATACGCCAAGCTGTTTGAAGACCTCGAAAGCTGGCTCGCCGAGATCACCGGCTTCGCCGGCGTGTCGCTCCAGCCCAACGCCGGATCGCAGGGCGAGTACGCCGGGCTGATGGCGATCCGGTCGTACCACCACGCCAACGGCGACACGCAGCGCACCAAGTGCCTCATCCCCACCAGCGCCCACGGCACCAACCCCGCCTCGGCGGTGATCGCGGGCATGACCGTTGTGCCCGTCGCCTGCCGGGACAACGGCGACATCGACATGGACGACCTCGCCGCCAAGGCCGAGCAACACGCCGACGAGTTGTCCTGCCTGATGATCACCTACCCCTCGACCCACGGCGTGTTCGAGGACACCATCCGCCAGGCCTGCGACCTGATCCACCAACACGGCGGCCAGGTCTACATGGACGGCGCCAACATGAACGCCCAAGTCGGCCTCACGTCTCCCGGCAAGATCGGGGCCGACGTCTGCCACCTCAACCTACACAAAACCTTCTGCATCCCCCACGGCGGCGGCGGCCCGGGCATGGGACCGATCGGCGTCGTCGCGCATCTCGCCGGGCACCTGCCGGGCAACCCCGCCGAAGGCAATGGCTATGCGATCAGCGCGGCACCCTACGGCAGCCCGATGATCCTGCCCATCTCCTGGATGTACATCGCGATGATGGGGCCGGCCGGCCTTAAGGAGGCGACCGAGCAAGCCATCCTCAACGCCAACTACATGGCCGCACGCCTCCGCGGCCACTACGACATCCTCTACACCGGCCCGTCCGGCACCGTCGCCCACGAGTTCATCGTCGACGTCCGCCCGTTCGAGAAGTCGGCCGGCATCACCGTGGACGACTTCGCCAAACGCCTCATGGACTACGGCTTCCACGCCCCGACGATGTCCTGGCCCGTCGCGGGCACGCTCATGATCGAGCCGACCGAGAGCGAATCCAAGGCCGAGCTCGACCGTTTCTGCGACGCGATGATCTCGATCAAAGAAGAGATCGCCAGCGTCGAGGCCGGCGAGTGGCCGCGTGAAGACAACCCGCTCAAGGGCGCCCCTCACACCGCGGACCACGTCACCTCCGACGACTGGCCTCACGCCTACCCCCGCCAAACCGCGGCGTACCCCGACCCGCGGCAACGCGAACTGGGCGCCAAGTTCTGGCCGGCCGTGGGCCGCATCGACAACCCGTATGGCGACCGCAACCTCGTCTGCACGTGTGCACCGATGGAGAGTTACGGAGAGCCCTCCTGA
- the atpD gene encoding F0F1 ATP synthase subunit beta produces the protein MASTGTVTQVIGSTFDAQFPESDLPEIYNAIKITGSHNGIDINLTGEVQQHLGGGEVRAVALGSTDGVMRGMECVDQGEPVAVPVGEGVLGRVFNLLGEPIDERGPVNTGKTSPIHRKPPAFTALNPRTEILETGIKVVDLLCPFVRGGKIGLFGGAGVGKTVIIQEMIARVAREFGGYSVFCGVGERTREGNDLWGEMSEAEYTDAEGNTAHVIDKVAMVFGQMNEPPGARLRVALSGLTMAEEFRDASGKETLIFVDNVFRFTQAGSEVSALLGRMPSAVGYQPTLSTEMGELQERITSTEKGAITSVQAIYVPADDLTDPAPATAFSHLDAFVVLARGIAEKGIFPAVDPLASTSTILDPGVLGEEHYAVARSVQSILQRYKSLQDIIAILGVDELSEEDKLIVGRARKIERFLSQPFFVAEVFTGFPGIYTPLKETIDSFKRLCEGEGDDIPESAFMYVGTLDDAKAKAEKMAAAAS, from the coding sequence ATGGCCAGCACCGGCACCGTCACCCAAGTCATCGGCTCGACCTTTGACGCCCAGTTCCCCGAATCGGACCTGCCCGAGATCTACAACGCGATCAAGATCACCGGCAGCCACAACGGCATCGACATCAACCTCACCGGCGAAGTGCAGCAGCACCTCGGCGGCGGCGAAGTCCGTGCGGTCGCCCTCGGCTCGACCGACGGCGTGATGCGTGGCATGGAATGCGTTGACCAGGGCGAGCCCGTCGCGGTGCCCGTCGGCGAAGGCGTGCTCGGCCGGGTGTTCAACCTGCTGGGTGAGCCCATCGACGAACGCGGCCCGGTCAACACCGGCAAGACCTCGCCCATCCATCGCAAGCCGCCGGCCTTCACCGCCCTGAACCCCCGCACCGAGATCCTCGAGACCGGCATCAAGGTCGTCGACCTGCTCTGCCCGTTCGTCCGCGGCGGCAAGATCGGCCTGTTCGGCGGTGCGGGCGTCGGCAAGACCGTCATCATTCAGGAAATGATCGCCCGTGTGGCCCGTGAGTTCGGTGGCTACTCCGTGTTCTGCGGCGTCGGCGAACGGACCCGTGAAGGCAACGACCTCTGGGGCGAAATGTCCGAGGCGGAATACACCGATGCCGAAGGCAACACCGCTCACGTCATCGACAAGGTCGCCATGGTCTTCGGTCAGATGAACGAACCTCCGGGTGCTCGTCTGCGTGTTGCTCTGTCGGGCCTGACCATGGCCGAAGAGTTCCGCGACGCGTCGGGTAAGGAAACGCTGATCTTCGTCGACAACGTGTTCCGCTTCACCCAGGCCGGCTCGGAAGTGTCGGCGCTGCTCGGCCGGATGCCTTCGGCGGTGGGTTACCAGCCGACGCTGTCCACCGAGATGGGCGAACTGCAAGAACGGATTACCTCGACCGAAAAGGGCGCGATCACCTCGGTGCAGGCGATCTACGTGCCCGCGGACGACCTCACCGACCCCGCCCCCGCCACGGCGTTCTCCCACTTGGACGCGTTCGTCGTTCTCGCCCGGGGTATCGCTGAGAAGGGCATCTTCCCCGCGGTCGACCCGCTGGCCTCGACCTCGACCATCCTCGACCCCGGCGTGCTGGGCGAAGAGCACTACGCGGTCGCCCGCTCGGTGCAGTCGATCCTCCAGCGTTACAAGTCGCTGCAGGACATCATCGCCATCCTCGGTGTCGACGAGCTGTCGGAAGAAGACAAGCTGATCGTCGGCCGTGCCCGTAAGATCGAGCGCTTCCTGTCGCAGCCGTTCTTCGTGGCCGAGGTGTTCACCGGTTTCCCCGGCATCTACACCCCGCTGAAGGAAACCATCGACAGCTTCAAGCGCCTGTGCGAAGGCGAAGGCGACGACATCCCGGAATCGGCGTTCATGTACGTCGGCACCCTGGACGACGCCAAGGCCAAGGCCGAGAAGATGGCCGCCGCCGCGAGCTGA
- a CDS encoding AAA family ATPase yields the protein MPDPIDVYLLAGQSNMSGSGQSHELPDVLKAPHASARIYFAPLNSPGNERLDRPHVRQWSALAPNSGEHPGGFGLELSLGHTLAARSNTPVALIKSDRGGTSLYADWRPEDHDDPSTLTNLMLAASAEAWESLLEEGLNPRLAGIIWYQGESDTSLNNPDPHAYSQQLQTIFELISDELNDGQPAPKTIVRIRPATEPNHSNDHVIRQLQVQVAQADPMATWINTDDLHQIEGDAWHVNGQSLLTLGDRAAEALLTLLPPGEGGPQSGSDEGTQVAVEPSVPDQVEPAAAVSAETDAPTASEPTPEPPHPSPIPAEGGTEPAASQDTDSIEDEPAASEPETPKSEIASPKSLEPLPKPDATRVLALMNQKGGVGKTTTAVNVGAALANLGLNVLCIDLDPQAHLTLSLGIEPDEIEKSNYDLFTDPETTAMEVVRYTARDDKRLAVLPAETNLAGVESELSDMIATGLAQTILRNKCKDLIQQFDYVLIDCPPSLGLLTINALTLASQIVVPMQAHFLALQGMTKLFETIGMVRQGINPNLTVAGVVLCMHEGNTLLASEVIGELEGFFEAARGTTQPWAEGQVFQPPVRRNIKLAEAPSFGQSVHAYAPDSNGAKDYLALARSIAGG from the coding sequence ATGCCCGATCCGATCGACGTCTACCTCCTGGCCGGCCAATCCAATATGTCCGGCAGCGGCCAAAGCCACGAACTGCCCGATGTGCTCAAGGCCCCGCACGCCTCGGCTCGCATCTACTTTGCGCCGCTCAACTCGCCCGGCAACGAACGCCTCGATCGGCCGCACGTCCGCCAATGGTCGGCGCTCGCGCCCAACAGCGGCGAACACCCCGGCGGGTTCGGCCTCGAACTCTCGCTGGGACACACCCTCGCGGCCCGCAGCAACACACCCGTCGCCCTCATTAAATCCGATCGCGGAGGCACCTCGCTCTACGCCGACTGGCGGCCCGAAGACCACGACGACCCGTCCACGCTGACCAACCTCATGCTCGCTGCGTCGGCCGAGGCCTGGGAATCCCTGCTTGAAGAAGGACTCAACCCCCGTCTCGCGGGGATCATCTGGTATCAGGGCGAATCCGACACCAGCCTCAATAACCCCGACCCCCACGCCTATAGCCAACAGCTGCAAACGATCTTCGAACTCATCAGCGATGAGTTGAACGACGGCCAACCCGCGCCAAAAACCATCGTCCGCATACGGCCTGCCACTGAACCCAATCACAGCAACGATCACGTCATCCGCCAACTCCAGGTGCAGGTCGCCCAGGCCGACCCGATGGCGACGTGGATCAACACTGACGATCTACATCAAATCGAAGGCGATGCCTGGCACGTCAACGGTCAATCCCTGCTCACTCTGGGCGACCGCGCTGCAGAGGCATTGCTAACCCTTCTCCCGCCGGGCGAAGGTGGCCCGCAAAGCGGGTCGGACGAGGGCACGCAAGTCGCAGTTGAGCCTTCCGTGCCTGATCAAGTGGAACCAGCCGCCGCGGTGTCGGCCGAAACTGATGCGCCCACGGCATCTGAGCCAACCCCCGAGCCCCCTCACCCCAGCCCTATCCCGGCAGAAGGGGGAACCGAGCCCGCAGCATCTCAAGACACGGACTCGATTGAAGATGAACCCGCGGCTTCGGAGCCCGAAACCCCGAAATCCGAAATCGCAAGTCCGAAATCCCTCGAGCCCCTGCCCAAGCCCGACGCCACCCGCGTCCTGGCTCTCATGAACCAGAAGGGCGGCGTCGGCAAGACCACCACCGCCGTGAACGTCGGTGCGGCACTGGCCAACCTCGGGCTCAACGTCCTTTGCATCGACCTCGACCCGCAGGCCCACCTCACGCTCTCGCTGGGCATCGAGCCGGACGAGATCGAGAAGTCCAACTACGACTTGTTCACCGATCCCGAGACCACGGCGATGGAGGTCGTGCGTTACACCGCGCGGGACGACAAACGCCTAGCGGTGCTCCCCGCCGAGACGAACCTCGCCGGCGTCGAATCCGAACTGTCGGACATGATCGCCACGGGCCTGGCCCAAACCATCCTCCGCAACAAGTGCAAAGACCTGATCCAGCAGTTCGACTACGTGCTCATCGACTGCCCGCCGAGCCTGGGCCTGCTCACGATCAACGCGCTGACTCTCGCTTCGCAGATCGTCGTGCCGATGCAGGCCCACTTCCTCGCGCTGCAAGGTATGACCAAGCTCTTCGAGACGATCGGCATGGTCCGCCAGGGCATCAACCCCAACCTCACCGTCGCTGGCGTCGTCCTCTGCATGCACGAAGGCAACACGCTGCTGGCCAGCGAAGTCATCGGTGAACTCGAAGGCTTCTTCGAGGCGGCCCGCGGCACCACCCAGCCGTGGGCCGAGGGCCAGGTCTTCCAGCCGCCGGTCCGCCGCAACATCAAGCTCGCCGAGGCCCCCAGCTTCGGCCAGTCGGTCCACGCCTACGCCCCCGACTCCAACGGCGCCAAGGACTACCTCGCCCTGGCCCGGTCGATCGCCGGCGGATGA
- a CDS encoding PadR family transcriptional regulator — protein MPETAPRYRRDLFRASLEVLVLSVLADRPAHGYAIQKQLQLTTGQPLPYGTLYPLLHRLAEQGLIHAEAATVGGRARKRYRVTDVGREQYRAYAADWQAMLAQMQSVVLPSLRRIARPTLPV, from the coding sequence ATGCCCGAAACCGCCCCCCGATACCGCCGCGACCTGTTTCGAGCCAGCCTCGAGGTGCTGGTGCTTTCGGTCTTGGCCGACCGGCCGGCCCACGGGTACGCGATCCAGAAACAGCTCCAACTGACTACCGGGCAGCCCCTGCCCTACGGCACCCTCTACCCGCTGCTCCACCGCCTTGCCGAGCAGGGCCTGATCCATGCCGAGGCCGCAACCGTCGGCGGCCGCGCCCGCAAGCGATACCGCGTCACCGACGTGGGCCGTGAGCAGTACCGGGCCTACGCCGCGGATTGGCAAGCGATGCTCGCCCAGATGCAGTCGGTCGTCCTGCCATCGCTCCGCCGTATCGCCCGACCGACGCTGCCGGTCTGA
- the polX gene encoding DNA polymerase/3'-5' exonuclease PolX, giving the protein MPTTNAQLAAIFHQMADLTEITGGNRFKVNAFAKSGRVLEDMTKQVSEIDPALLPKVEGIGKGTAERIAEFLETGQIADHQKLLAQVPSGLLKVMDVPGLGPKTVALLWNEVGIESIDDLKAKIETGELEALKGFGKKKIENILKNLKFAESAGDRQRIGLAYALAIMLIEDLKDLPSIEKIEYAGSLRRGKETIGDVDILVASSGTDEQKKAIFDAFVNHVAVADVIAHGDTKASVRTHEESKGMQVDLRVVAPENFGAALMYFTGSKEHNVKMRERAIAQGMSLNEYSLSKDGEPIAGATEEDVFAAMNLAWVAPELREDRGELALAESDELPKLLELADIKAELHSHTTASDGRWSIEENALGAAGRGFHTVAITDHSKGQAQANGLSEKRLVQHIEAVRKVAKKLEGTITVLAGSEVDILADGSLDYDDDLLAELDIVVASPHAALTQDPAKATKRLLKAIENPYVTIVGHPTGRIVNRREGLSPDMEAIFKAAKDRGIALEINASPYRLDLRDTHARTWVQEYGGKLAINTDAHSEDHLNNLRFGVVTARRAGATTDDVVNTMSKSTLAKWIKSTRP; this is encoded by the coding sequence ATGCCGACCACCAACGCCCAACTCGCCGCGATTTTTCATCAGATGGCCGACCTGACCGAGATCACCGGCGGGAACCGGTTCAAGGTCAACGCCTTCGCCAAGTCCGGGCGGGTCCTCGAAGACATGACCAAGCAGGTCTCGGAGATCGATCCCGCCCTTTTGCCCAAGGTTGAGGGCATCGGCAAGGGCACGGCCGAGCGGATCGCCGAGTTCCTCGAGACCGGGCAGATCGCCGACCACCAGAAGCTGCTTGCTCAGGTGCCGAGCGGCCTGCTCAAAGTCATGGACGTGCCCGGGCTCGGGCCCAAGACCGTGGCGCTGCTGTGGAACGAGGTGGGCATCGAGTCGATCGACGACCTGAAAGCGAAAATCGAGACCGGCGAGCTCGAAGCTCTGAAAGGTTTCGGCAAGAAGAAGATCGAGAACATCCTGAAGAACCTAAAGTTCGCTGAGTCGGCCGGGGATCGGCAGCGGATCGGCTTAGCGTATGCGTTGGCGATCATGCTGATCGAAGACCTCAAGGACCTGCCCTCAATCGAGAAGATCGAGTACGCCGGGAGCTTGCGCCGGGGCAAGGAAACCATCGGAGACGTCGATATTCTCGTCGCGTCGTCTGGCACCGACGAACAGAAGAAGGCCATCTTCGACGCCTTCGTCAACCACGTCGCGGTGGCGGATGTGATCGCTCATGGCGACACCAAGGCGTCGGTCCGCACCCACGAAGAATCCAAGGGCATGCAGGTCGACCTCCGCGTCGTCGCCCCCGAGAACTTCGGCGCGGCCCTCATGTACTTCACCGGCAGCAAAGAACACAACGTGAAGATGCGCGAGCGGGCCATCGCCCAAGGCATGTCGCTCAACGAGTATTCGCTGTCGAAGGATGGTGAACCCATCGCGGGTGCGACCGAAGAAGACGTCTTCGCAGCGATGAACCTCGCGTGGGTCGCGCCCGAGCTGCGTGAAGACCGCGGCGAACTCGCGTTGGCGGAATCGGATGAACTTCCAAAACTCTTGGAGCTCGCCGACATCAAAGCCGAGTTGCACAGCCACACCACCGCGTCGGATGGCCGATGGAGCATCGAAGAAAACGCCCTCGGCGCAGCTGGCCGCGGTTTCCACACCGTCGCCATCACCGACCACTCCAAGGGCCAGGCCCAGGCCAATGGCCTGAGCGAAAAACGCCTGGTCCAACACATCGAGGCCGTGCGCAAAGTCGCCAAGAAACTCGAAGGCACGATCACCGTTCTGGCCGGCAGCGAAGTCGACATCCTCGCCGACGGCTCGCTCGACTACGACGACGACTTGCTCGCCGAGCTCGACATCGTCGTTGCCTCTCCCCACGCGGCGCTCACCCAAGACCCCGCCAAGGCCACCAAGCGCCTACTCAAAGCGATCGAGAACCCCTACGTCACCATCGTCGGCCACCCCACCGGCCGGATCGTCAACCGCCGCGAAGGCCTGTCGCCCGACATGGAAGCGATCTTCAAAGCCGCCAAGGACCGCGGCATCGCCCTGGAGATCAACGCCAGCCCCTACCGCCTCGACCTCCGCGACACCCACGCCCGCACCTGGGTCCAGGAGTACGGCGGCAAACTCGCCATCAACACTGACGCCCACAGCGAAGACCACCTCAACAACCTCCGCTTCGGCGTTGTTACTGCCCGACGGGCTGGGGCGACCACGGACGACGTGGTGAATACGATGTCGAAATCGACGCTGGCGAAGTGGATCAAGTCCACACGGCCATAG